TTCAGCTGCTTGAAGTCGCTGAACGGGGCCAGGTGGTGATCATTGCTAAGTGCTTGCCACTCGCGGGTTTGCGGGTTGTTGCTGGTCATGCCAATTCTCCTTGTTATCGGTGAAGACGCGGCCGCTGAGGACCGCGCCCGGCGTATCAGACGGCGAAGAGCAGGTATTCACGCTCCCAGGAACTGATCACGCGCTTGAAGTTTTCATGCTCGGCCCGTTTTACCGCGACGTAGCCAGTGATGAAGGTTTTGCCCAGGTACTTCTCGATGGTGGCGCTGTTTTCCATACGCTCCAGCGCGTCTTCGATGGTCAGCGGCAGGCGCAGGTTGCGGCGCTCGTAACCACGGCCCACCACTGGTGCGCTCGGGTTGAGGCCTTCGACCATGCCGATGTAACCGCAGAGCAGGCTCGCGGCGATCGCCAGGTACGGGTTGGCGTCGGCGCCCGGCAGACGGTTTTCCACACGGCGGTTCTGCGGGCCGGCATCCGGTACCCGCAGGCCCACGGTGCGGTTCTCTTCGCCCCACTCGACGTTCACCGGTGCCGAGGTGTCCGGCAGGAAGCGGCGGAACGAGTTGACGTTGGGGGCGAACAGCGGCAGCAATTCCGGAATCAGCTTCTGCAAGCCACCGATGTGGTGCAGGAACAACTGGCTCATGGTTCCGTCTTCATTGGAGAAGACGTTCTTGCCGGTCTCGATGTCGATGATGCTCTGGTGCAAGTGCATCGCACTGCCCGGCTCACCGGTCATTGGCTTGGCCATGAAAGTCGCAGCCACGTCGTGCTTGAGTGCGGCTTCGCGCATGGTGCGCTTGAACACCAGAATCTGGTCGGCCAGCGACAGCGCGTCGCCGTGACGGAAGTTGATTTCCATCTGCGCCGTGCCGTCTTCGTGGATCAGCGTGTCGAGGTCCAGTTCCTGCAGTTCGCACCAGTCGTAGACGTCTTCGAACAGCGGGTCGAATTCGTTCGCCGCTTCGATGGAGAACGACTGGCGACCGATTTCCGGACGGCCCGAACGGCCGATTGGCGGCTGCAACGGATAGTCAGGGTCGTCACTGCGCTTGGTCAGGTAGAACTCCATTTCCGGCGCCACAATCGGCTGCCAGCCTTTGTCGGCATAGAGTTTGAGGACCTTCTTGAGGACGTTGCGCGGCGACAGCTCGATCGGGTTGCCTTGCTTGTCGTAGGTGTCGTGGATCACCTGCGCAGTGGGCTCGATGGCCCACGGCACCAGGTACACGGCGTTCTGGTCGGGGCGGCAGATCATGTCGATGTCGGCTGGGTCGAGCAGTTCGTAATAGATGTCGTCTTCGACGTAGTCGCCGGTCACGGTCTGCAACAGCACGCTTTCCGGCAGACGCATGCCTTTTTCGGCAATGAACTTGTTGGTCGGCGAAATCTTGCCCCGGGTGATACCGGTCAAGTCGGCGATCATGCATTCGACTTCTGTGATCTTGTGGTCTTTCAACCAATCGGTGAGCTGGTCGAGGTTGTTACTCATAAATGCCTCTGGGCTGAGTCTCCTGACATGATGTCAGGCAAAGTTTGACGCTATGGGCGTCGCGTTAAAGGGGGCTTGCTCGCGCAGTGCCGGCTTATGCCTGGCACCGCGCATAGACAATGAAAGAGGAGCTTACCTGCCCTTTACGCTGGCGTTGCATTTCCTGTGCACAGTCCAGGCGTGCAGAATCATGAGCACGGCTGGGCAAGCGGCACAGGCTTTGAGGGTGAAAGCGATCTATATTGGAAGGGGACGCCATAAACAGGATGCTTTCCCGTACGTCCAGAATATCGGACGCTGACGCTTGAACGGCCATGGACGGGAACATCGTCGCTAACGGGCGAGCCATGCTGGCTGCGCTAAGGACGGATTTGTCGCCACTGATGTGATGAGCATGCAGACCGGACTGTTGCGAGCAATCGGTGATGCCGATTAACGGCAGGCGAGACATGAAGCACCCCGGTATTATTGCTGTTATGGGTTTGATCGGAGCTTAGCCTTGTTCATTTTTTTACACAACACCCCCGTAAAAAATACAACACGGCCTGCTCAAGCCTGCGGGTGCGCAGTGTCCCAAGGGCCAAAAATCGCCCGAAAGTGCCCCATAAATGCCCTCGCAGCGCTTTTTTAGGGCAAAAAAGGCCTCGCTTGACTTCGGCAGGCCGTTCGGGTTGACTGAAACCAGAAAAGATCAATGATTGATATTTTTAACAACAAAGGTGTTGCATCATGTCGGTACCCCCGCGTGCCGTTCAGCTTAACGAAGCGAACGCGTTCCTTAAGGAACATCCTGAGGTTCTGTACGTTGACCTTCTGATTGCGGATATGAATGGTGTGGTGCGCGGCAAGCGCATTGAACGCACCAGTCTCCACAAGGTTTACGAGAAAGGCATCAACCTGCCGGCCTCTCTATTTGCTCTGGATATCAATGGTTCGACGGTGGAAAGCACCGGCCTGGGCCTGGACATCGGCGACGCCGATCGTATCTGCTATCCAATCCCCGACACCCTGTGCAATGAGCCATGGCAGAAGCGCCCGACCGCGCAACTGTTGATGACCATGCACGAACTCGAAGGCGACCCATTCTTCGCCGATCCGCGCGAAGTGCTCCGTCAAGTTGTTGCAAAGTTTGACGAGCTGGGCCTGACCATCTGCGCGGCATTCGAACTCGAGTTTTACCTGATCGACCAGGAAAACGTGAACGGACGTCCTCAGCCACCACGCTCGCCGATCTCCGGCAAACGTCCGCACTCGACGCAGGTCTATCTGATCGACGACCTCGACGAATACGTCGATTGCCTCCAGGACATTCTGGAAGGTGCCAAAGAGCAAGGCATCCCGGCCGACGCCATCGTCAAGGAAAGTGCCCCGGCGCAGTTCGAAGTGAACCTGCACCACGTCGCCGACCCGATCAAGGCATGCGACTACGCGGTACTGCTCAAGCGTCTGATCAAGAACATCGCCTACGACCATGAAATGGACACCACCTTCATGGCCAAACCGTATCCGGGCCAGGCAGGCAATGGTCTGCACGTACACATTTCGATTCTGGATAAAGAAGGCAAAAACATTTTTGCCAGCGAGGATCCCGAGCAGAACGCCGCGCTGCGTCACGCGATCGGCGGTGTGCTCGAGACCCTGCCCGCGCAGATGGCTTTCCTCTGCCCGAACGTCAACTCCTACCGTCGTTTCGGCGCGCAGTTCTATGTACCGAACTCGCCGTGCTGGGGTCTGGACAACCGCACCGTGGCGATTCGCGTACCGACCGGCTCGTCCGATGCCGTGCGTATCGAACACCGCGTCGCCGGTGCCGACGCCAACCCGTACCTGCTGATGGCTTCGGTACTGGCCGGCGTGCACCACGGTCTGACCAACAAGATCGAGCCGGGCGCGCCAGTCGAAGGCAACAGCTACGAGCAGAACGAGCAAAGCCTGCCGAACAACTTGCGCGATGCCCTGCGTGAGCTGGACGACAGCGAGGTGATGGCCAAGTACATCGATCCGAAGTACATCGATATCTTCGTCGCCTGCAAGGAAAGCGAGCTGGAGGAGTTTGAACACTCCATCTCTGACCTTGAGTACAACTGGTATCTGCATACCGTTTAAGCGGATTGCAGCTTCAGGAAAAACGCCGTTGGCTGATTCAGCCAACGGCGTTTTTTTATGGCCGAACACAAATCCTTGGGATGGGAGTGAATGGCCGCCTGCGGCGGTTCGCGAGCAGGCTCGCTCCCACAGGGGGCTGTGTGTACAAATACTCAAGCTCACTGGAGATCAAATGTGGGAGCGAGCCTGCTCGCGAAGCGGCCGACAAGACAACGCACAAGCCGGCTCGTACAATGCCCGCTGCCCCGCAGGAGACTTCCATGACGCGACCCGCCCCCGTCCGCAAACCCCGTGCCCGCAGCCAGGCGCGCATCGATTCGATACTCGACGCCGCGCGCACATTGCTGGCGGCCGAGGGTGTGGCGAGTCTGTCGATCTACAGCGTCGCCGAGCGCGCGCAGATTCCGCCCTCCTCCGTGTACCACTTTTTCGCCAGCGTCCCGGCATTGCTCGAAGCGCTGACGGCGGATGTCCACGCTGCGTTCCGCGCCTGCCTGCAAGCACCGATCGATCACGAAGCCCTGCGTGACTGGCGTGATCTGTCGCGGCTGGTCGAGCAGCGAATGCTGGAGATCTACGACGAAGACGCCGCCGCACGGCAGTTGATCCTCGCGCAACATGGTCTGACCGAAGTGACTCAGGCAGATCGTCAGCACGACATAGAACTGGGCGATCTGATGCACAAGCTGTTCGATCATCACTTCGAATTGCCGAGGTTGCCGGCAGATGTCGATGTGTTTGCCTTGGCGATGGAGTTGGGCGACCGGGTGTATGCGCGCTCGGTGCAGCAGCATGGGCAGATCACCCCGCGCATGGCCGAGGAAGGGATGCGCGTGTTTGATGCCTATATCGGGCTGTATCTGCCACCTTATCTGCCCAAAAGATCTCTAGTGGT
This region of Pseudomonas sp. R84 genomic DNA includes:
- a CDS encoding glutamine synthetase family protein translates to MSVPPRAVQLNEANAFLKEHPEVLYVDLLIADMNGVVRGKRIERTSLHKVYEKGINLPASLFALDINGSTVESTGLGLDIGDADRICYPIPDTLCNEPWQKRPTAQLLMTMHELEGDPFFADPREVLRQVVAKFDELGLTICAAFELEFYLIDQENVNGRPQPPRSPISGKRPHSTQVYLIDDLDEYVDCLQDILEGAKEQGIPADAIVKESAPAQFEVNLHHVADPIKACDYAVLLKRLIKNIAYDHEMDTTFMAKPYPGQAGNGLHVHISILDKEGKNIFASEDPEQNAALRHAIGGVLETLPAQMAFLCPNVNSYRRFGAQFYVPNSPCWGLDNRTVAIRVPTGSSDAVRIEHRVAGADANPYLLMASVLAGVHHGLTNKIEPGAPVEGNSYEQNEQSLPNNLRDALRELDDSEVMAKYIDPKYIDIFVACKESELEEFEHSISDLEYNWYLHTV
- a CDS encoding glutamine synthetase family protein produces the protein MSNNLDQLTDWLKDHKITEVECMIADLTGITRGKISPTNKFIAEKGMRLPESVLLQTVTGDYVEDDIYYELLDPADIDMICRPDQNAVYLVPWAIEPTAQVIHDTYDKQGNPIELSPRNVLKKVLKLYADKGWQPIVAPEMEFYLTKRSDDPDYPLQPPIGRSGRPEIGRQSFSIEAANEFDPLFEDVYDWCELQELDLDTLIHEDGTAQMEINFRHGDALSLADQILVFKRTMREAALKHDVAATFMAKPMTGEPGSAMHLHQSIIDIETGKNVFSNEDGTMSQLFLHHIGGLQKLIPELLPLFAPNVNSFRRFLPDTSAPVNVEWGEENRTVGLRVPDAGPQNRRVENRLPGADANPYLAIAASLLCGYIGMVEGLNPSAPVVGRGYERRNLRLPLTIEDALERMENSATIEKYLGKTFITGYVAVKRAEHENFKRVISSWEREYLLFAV
- a CDS encoding TetR/AcrR family transcriptional regulator translates to MTRPAPVRKPRARSQARIDSILDAARTLLAAEGVASLSIYSVAERAQIPPSSVYHFFASVPALLEALTADVHAAFRACLQAPIDHEALRDWRDLSRLVEQRMLEIYDEDAAARQLILAQHGLTEVTQADRQHDIELGDLMHKLFDHHFELPRLPADVDVFALAMELGDRVYARSVQQHGQITPRMAEEGMRVFDAYIGLYLPPYLPKRSLVV